In Musa acuminata AAA Group cultivar baxijiao chromosome BXJ3-9, Cavendish_Baxijiao_AAA, whole genome shotgun sequence, a single genomic region encodes these proteins:
- the LOC135648442 gene encoding protein OXIDATIVE STRESS 3-like, translating into MGEGLKQSYDEELFNSDSFPSNSDDSDDNDDSTEGAASSSPSAESSWLPPKMNSNGPLYELSSLMEQLPIKRGLSKYYQGKSQSYTSLSVVSSIEDLPKKETPCRRKIKPCKSYAAGMDASQKSDHAPGSCSKTISKNAPKIPSSCASLMSKSSSSLLGSSKPTPVPAQKNPCPR; encoded by the exons ATGGGTGAAGGTCTCAAGCAAAGCTATGATGAAGAGCTATTCAATTCTGACTCCTTTCCGAGTAACTCTGATGACAGCGACGACAATGATGACTCCACAGAAGGAGcagcttcttcctcaccatcagcCGAGTCATCCTGGCTGCCACCAAAGATGAATTCAAATGGACCTCTATATGAACTATCTTCACTCATGGAGCAGCTACCCATCAA GAGAGGGCTGTCCAAGTACTATCAAGGCAAATCACAGTCCTACACATCACTGTCTGTGGTTAGCAGCATCGAGGATCTGCCAAAGAAGGAGACTCCATGCAGAAGGAAGATAAAGCCGTGCAAGAGTTATGCAGCAGGAATGGATGCGAGCCAGAAGTCTGATCATGCTCCCGGGTCATGTAGCAAGaccatatcaaagaatgctcccaAAATACCTTCTTCTTGTGCTTCTCTGATGTCAAAAAGCAGCAGCAGCCTTCTTGGTAGCAGCAAACCAACTCCTGTCCCTGCACAGAAAAATCCATGTCCTCGTTAA